CGCGGCCCGGTCGTCCGGTGAGATGAACGGCGCCTGCACCTTGGGGGAGAAGCCGTTGACCAGCACGAAGGGGACGCCCTGGGCGCGCAGTTGTTCGTAGCGCTGCATGTCGGCCGAGGTGTCGGCGTGCAGTCCGGAGACGAAGATGATGCCGGAGACGCCCCGGTCGACCAGCATCTCCGTGAGCTCGTCCTCGGTGGAACCGCCGGGCGTCTGGGTCGCCAGTACCGGGGTGTAGCCCTGTCGCGTCAGCGCCTGGCCGATGACCTGGGCGAGCGCCGGGAAGATGGGGTTCTCCAGCTCGGGCGTGATCAGGCCGACGAGTCCCGCGCTGCGCCTGCGCAGACGTACGGGCCGTTCGTAGCCGAGGACGTCGAGCGCGGCAAGGACGGATTCGCGGGTGGTCGCGGCAACACCGGGCTTGCCGTTCAGTACACGGCTGACCGTCGCTTCGCTGACCCCCGCCTGAGTTGCGATATCGGCAAGCCGTGCGGTCATGGGACTGGACTGTACCGGGCGTGCGTCGGATTGCCCACCATCGCCGGGAATCGGGCGACAGCGCCCGCGCGGGCCCTTGTGCGCACGGGTAGGAGCCGGCGGCCCCCTCGCCCGACAGCAACGTCTTGCAAGGTCTTGCGGGGCGGGATTGCGGGTTGCAGTCAGATCGTCGCACTGCGGAATCGGGCGTGGTCGCCCGCTACTGCCAGGGATCGGGTGCTCCCGTCAAGAGGCTTGACGGCAACCGTGAGGACACGCGAATGTAACGATCGCCGGAGCTTGCAGAAATCTTCCGCAAACTCTTTCGGCCTTCTTTCATCCTTGTTACGTTCACGTCGACCCGGCGCCGCGACGGAGCGGTACGGCAGTTGAAGGAGTTCAGATGCGACGTGGCATAACGGCCACCGCCCTGGTCGCGGCCCTGGCGCTCGCGGCGACCGCCTGCGGCAGCGATGACGACAGTTCCAACGGCACCTCCAAGAGCTCCGGCGAGCTCTCCGGCACCGTGACGTGGTGGGACACCTCCACCGCGGGCAGCGAGGACAAGGTCTTCAAGAAGATCGCCGAGGGCTTCGAGAAGGAGCACCCGAAGGTCGACGTCAAGTACGTCAACGTGCCTTTCGGTGACGCCCAGAACAAGTTCAAGAACGCGGCCCAGTCCGGCTCCGGCGCCCCCGACGTGATCCGCTCCGAGGTCGCCTGGACGCCCGAGTTCGCGGACCTGGGCTACCTCGCCCCGCTGGACGGCACCGCCGCCCTGGTGAAGCAGGACGACTTCCTGAAGCAGGCCGCCGCGTCCACCAAGTACAACGGCAAGACGTACGCGGTGCCGCAGGTCATCGACTCCATGGGCATCTTCTACAACAAGAAGATGTTCAAGGAGGCCGGCGTCGAGGTTCCGAAGTCGATCGACGAGCTGAAGACCGTCTCGAAGAAGATCAAGGCCAAGACCGGCAAGACCGGCTTCTACCTGCGCGGCGACGACGCGTACTGGTTCCTGTCCTTCCTGTACGGCGAGGGCGGCGACATGGTCAACGCCGCCGACAAGTCCGTCACCATCGACAACGCGGCCGGCGTCAAGGCCATGACGGTCGTCAAGGACCTCGTCGACTCCGGTGCCGCGAAGACCGACGCGACGGACGGCTGGGAGAACATGCAGTCGTCCTTCAAGGACGGCGACGTCGCGATGATGATCAACGGCCCGTGGGCCGTCGCCGACACGTACACCGGCAAGGAGTTCAAGGACAAGGCCAACCTGGGTGTCGCCCCGGTCCCGGCCGGCTCCGCCGCGCAGGGTGCCCCGCAGGGCGGTCACAACCTGGCCGTCTACGCCGGTTCCAAGAACCTCGACGCCTCCTACGCCTTCGTCGACTACATGACCTCCGTCAAGACGCAGGCCCAGGTCACCAAGGAGCTCAACCTCCTGCCGACCCGCACCTCGGCCTACGCCGAGGAGGCCGTCGTCGACAACGAGATCGTCGGCTTCTTCAAGCCGGTCGTCGAGAGCGCCGTCGAGCGCCCCTGGATCCCTGAGACCGGCAGCCTCTTCGCGCCGCTCGTCACCGAGTACACGAAGGTCCTCACCGGCCAGACCTCCCCGGAGAAGGCGGTCAAGACGACCGGCGACTCCTACCGCAAGCTCCTCAAGGGCTGGAAGTAACCCAGGAAGGCAGGCCGACTGATGGCTGTCCACACCAGCCAGTCGGTGGCGAAGGCCGCGGGCGACGACGTCGCCCGCGGCCGGAGCCGCGGTACTGGTAACCCCCCGCCCCCGAGCAGGCTCCGGCGGGCTCTGTCGACGCACTGGTACGCATGGACCATGGTCGCGCCCGTCGTGATCGTGATCGGCGTGATCATCGGCTATCCGCTGGTCCGCGGCATCTACCTGTCGCTGACCGACGCCAACGAGCGCAACGTCGCGCGGTCCATCGGTGTCAACCACATGCCCGCCACGTACGAGTTCGTGGGCCTGGACAACTACACCGACGCGCTCACCGGCGACCAGTTCCTCGGCACGCTCGGGTGGACCCTGGTGTGGACGGTCTCCTGCGTGGCCATCACCTTCGCCCTCGGCCTGGTGTTCGCCAACATCCTGAACCGTAAGATCGCCGGACGGTCCGTCTACCGGATGGCGCTCATCCTGCCCTGGGCCATCCCCGGTTTCGTCTCCGTCTTCGCCTGGCGCTTCCTCTACAACGAGGACCGCGGGCTGCTCAACAAGTTCCTCTCCGGCGGCGGCTTCGGCGGCATCGACTGGCTGGGCGATCCCACCTGGGCGAAGATCTCCGTCATCGTCGTCAACGTGTGGCTCGGTGTGCCGTTCATGATGGTCGCCCTCCTCGGCGGGCTCCAGTCCATCCCCAGCGAGCACTACGAGGCCGCGGAGATGGACGGCGCCACCGCCTGGCAGCGCTTCCGCCACATCACGCTGCCCGGACTGCGGCCCGTCTCCACGACGGTGATCCTGCTCTCCACCATCTGGACCTTCAACATGTTCCCGGTGATCTTCCTGCTGACCGGCGGCGGACCCGGCGACGCCACCCAGATCCTGGTGACCCAGGCGTACAAGTTCTCCTTCGAGATCAGCCCGCGCGACTTCGCGCAGTCCTCCACGTGGGGCGTGCTGATCCTCGTACTCCTGATGCTCTTCGCCGCCGTGTACCGGCGAGTCCTCCGCACCCAGGGAGACGACTGGTGACCACCACCGCACCCACCCCCACCGCGCGCCACTCCGCGCCCAAGGTCCGGCTGCGCGGCGAGCGTTCACCGCTGGCCTCCACCGCACTGCACCTGACGCTGATCGTCGCGTCCGTGATCGCGGTCTTCCCCGTGCTCTGGGTCCTGCTCACCTCGCTGAAGCCCGCCGAGCTCGCGACCACCACGGACTTCTTCAAAGAGACGACGTTCGAGAACTACACGAACCTGCTCCAGAACACGAAGTTCCTGACCTGGTTCGGCAACTCGGTCGTCGTCGCGGGGCTCACCACGCTCATCGGCGTGTTCGTCTCCGCCTCCACCGGCTACGCGGTCAGCCGCTTCCGCTTCCCCGGCAAGCGCGGACTGATGTGGACGCTGCTGATCACCCAGATGTTCCCGGTCGCCGTTCTCATCGTGCCGATCTACAACATCATGGCCGGGATGGGGCTGCTCAATAAGCCGGCCGGTCTCGTCATCACCTACCTCACCATCTCGGTGCCGTTCTGCGCCTGGATGATGAAGGGCTTCTTCGACACCATCCCGCGCGAGATCGACGAGTCGGGCCAGGTCGACGGCCTCACCCCGTTCGGCACGTTCTGGCGGCTCATCCTGCCGCTGGCCAAGCCGGGCCTCGCCGTCACCGCGTTCTACTCCTTCATCACCGCCTGGGGCGAGGTGGCGTACGCCTCCGCGTTCATGGTCGGCGAGGACAACCTCACGCTCGCGGGCGGACTGCAGCTGTTCGTCAACCGGTACGGGGCCCAGTGGGGTCCGATGACCGCCGCGTCCGTGCTCATCGCGATACCCGCGGCCCTGGTCTTCCTGTTCGCGCAGAAGCACCTGGTCACCGGCATGTCCGCCGGAGCCGTCAAGGGCTGATTGTCCGCTGCAGCACGGCCGTACGACCCTCACGCACCAGTCACGGTGGCGCCGGCATCCCGACCCGGTCCCGGCGCCACCCCCCACCCAGACACCCCAGGGACGACATGACCCAGCACCTCGCTGCCCCCTCCACCGGCACGTCCGACGACGCCCCGGGCCACCGCACCGGCTGGTGGCAGGACGCGGTGATCTACCAGGTCTATCCGCGCAGTTTCGCCGACGGCAACGGCGACGGCATGGGCGATCTCGCAGGCGTCACCGCCCGGCTCCCGTACCTCAGGGACCTCGGCGTCGACGCGGTGTGGCTCAGCCCCTTCTACGCCTCCCCGCAGGCCGACGCGGGCTACGACGTCGCCGACTACCGGGCCATCGACCCCATGTTCGGCACCCTGCTGGACGCCGACGCCCTGATCCGGGACGCCCATGACCTGGGCCTGCGGATCATCGTCGACCTGGTGCCCAACCACTCCTCCGACCAGCACGAGTGGTTCAAGCGCGCGCTCGCCGAGGGCCCCGGCTCCGCCCTGCGCGAGCGCTACCACTTCCGCCCCGGCAAGGGTGCGAACGGCGAACTCCCGCCCAACGACTGGGAGTCCATCTTCGGCGGCCCGGCCTGGACCCGGACCACCGACGCGGACGGCACGCCCGGCGAGTGGTACCTCCACCTCTTCGCGCCCGAGCAGCCCGACTTCAACTGGGAACACCCGGCCGTCGCCGACGAGTTCCGCTCGATCCTGCGCTTCTGGCTCGACATGGGCGTCGACGGCTTCCGGGTCGACGTCGCGCACGGGCTCGTCAAGGCCGAGGGACTGCCCGACCTGGGCGCGCACGACCAACTGAAGCTGCTCGGAAACGATGTCATGCCGTTCTTCGACCAGGACGGTGTGCACGAGATCTACCGCAGCTGGCGCACCATCCTCGACGAGTACCCCGGCGACCGGATCGCCGTGGCCGAGGCCTGGACCCCGACCGTCGAGCGCACCGCCAACTACGTGCGCCCCGACGAGATGCACCAGGCCTTCAACTTCCAGTACCTGGCCACCGCCTGGGACGCCGCCGAGCTGCGCGCCGTCATCGACACCTCGCTCAACGCCATGCGTCCGGTCGGCGCCCCCACCACCTGGGTGCTCTCCAACCACGACGTCACCCGGCACGCCACCCGCTTCGCCAACCCGGCCGGCCTCGGCACCCAGATCCGTACCGCCGGCGACCGCGAGCTGGGCCTGCGCCGGGCCCGTGCGGCCAGCCTGCTGATGCTGGCGCTGCCCGGCTCCGCGTACGTCTACCAGGGCGAGGAGCTCGGCCTGCCCGACGTCACCGACCTGCCCGACGAGGCCCGCCAGGACCCGTCGTTCTTCCGGGCCGAGGGCCAGGACGGCTTCCGCGACGGCTGCCGCGTGCCGATCCCGTGGACCCGCGAGGGCAGCTCGTACGGCTTCGGAGACGGCGGCAGCTGGCTGCCGCAGCCCGCCGGCTGGGGCGAGCTGAGCATCGAGGCCCAGGCCGGCGTGGCCGGCTCCACCCTGGAGCTGTACCGGGCCGCGATCGCCGCGCGCCGGGTGCACCCGGGACTCGGCGCCGGAACCGAGGTGGAGTGGCTGGACGGCCCCGAGGGCGTACTGGTCTTCGCCCGCCCAGGCTTCGTCTGCACCGTCAACACGACGGGCGCCCCGGTCCGCATCCCCGTGCGCGGCAGCGTCCTGCTGTCCAGCACCCCGGTCCAGGCCGACGGCGCCGAGATCGAGCTGCCGGCGGACACCACGGTGTGGTGGACGGTGTGAGTGTTCCCCTGCCGCGAGGCCCCGGCACGGGCGGCGCGCTGAGACTGTCGGACATCGCCGGCCAGGCGTCCGTCAGTGAGGCGACCGTCAGCCGGGTGCTCAACGGCAAGCCGGGCGTCGCGGACACCACGCGCCAGCGGGTGCTCGCGGCGCTCGACATCCTGGGCTACGAACGGCCGGTACGACTGCGGCAGCGCAGCGCCGGGCTGATCGGACTGGTGACGCCCGAGCTCACCAACCCGATCTTCCCGGCGTTCGCGCAGTCCGTCGAGCAGGTCCTGGCAGGGCACGGCTACACGCCGGTGCTCTGCACCCAGCTGCCCGGCGGCGCCACCGAGGACGAGCTCGTCGAGCAGCTCGTCGAACGCGGCGTCGGCGGCATCGTGTTCCTCTCCGGACTGCACGCCGACACCTCGGCCGACCCGGCGCGCTATGCCGCGCTGACCGACCGCGGTGTGCCGTTCGTCCTGATCAACGGCTACAACGAGCGGATCAGCGCCCCGTTCGTCTCACCCGATGACAACGCTGCCGTACGGATGGCCGTCGGCCATCTCGCCGAACTCGGCCACCGCCGGGTCGGCCTGGCCATCGGTCCGCAGCGCTATGTGCCCTCCCGCCGCAAGCGGGACGGGTTCGTGGACGCCGCGGTCTCCTTGCTGGGCCTGGACCGCTCCGACGCCGAAAACCTGGTCTGTTCCACGCTGTTCAGCGTCGAGGGCGGCCAGGTGGCGGCCGGTGCGCTGCTGGACCAGGGGTGCACGGGCATCGTCTGCGGCAGCGACCTGATGGCGCTGGGCGTGGTGCGCGCCGCCCGGGACCGCGGGCTCGACGTGCCGCGTGACGTGTCCGTGGTGGGCTTCGACGACTCGCAGCTCATCGCGTTCACCGACCCGCCGCTGACCACGGTGCGCCAGCCCGTGCAGGCGATGGCGGCGGCCGCGGTGGGCGCGCTGCTGGAGGAGATCGGCGGCAGCCCCGTACAGCGCACGGAGTACGTGTTCCAGCCGGAGCTGGTGGTACGGGGGTCGACTGCGGCGCTCCGCAGCGCCTGAGGAAGCGCGTGATCGGGGCCGGGTCCGGAGGGGGGACCCGGCCCCGACGCGTGCCCCGGCCCTCAGTCCTGCCCGTCGCCCTCCTTGAAGAGCCGCACCGTGCTGAGGATCTGGCGGATCGTGGTGTCGGACACCTCGTCGGGCACCCCGTGCGCCCCGATGTAGGTCCACGACACGAAGTCGCCCGCCGCGTTCTTGAAGGCGAAGGTCATCGCCTTGCCGTCGCTGTCGCACTTGTTCTTCTTCGGTGTCCCGGACGACGTGACGGTCACGAGGCTGCCCTCGACGCCCGACTTCGTACGGTACGACTCGGGTTCACCGATGCTGAGACGGGTCCTGTCGGGCTGGGTGTAGGCGCCGTAGACCCAGGTCTTCGCGGTGTCCTCGGCGGCCTCGGCGGCGCTCTTCGAACCCTTCTCGCCGGTGGTGCCCGTCGAGGCGAGCGAGGTGTCCTCCTTGTTGCCGTCCTTGTTGTCGTCGGACGTGCACCACTTCTCCTTGAGGACCGCCGGGGCCATCATCGCGACCAGCGGCTTCTCCTCGGGGTCGTCGTCCTCCGCGACGTAGCTCACCCAGCTCGCGGACTGCCGCGCCCAGGAGGCGGGCACGTCGAAGGTGATGCCGCGCTTGGCGTTGACCACGGTGTTCCAGCCGGGGACGAGCGGGCCCGAGCCGGCCTCGGCCGCGGACCGGTCGGAGCCGTCGGAGCTTGCCGGGCCCGTTGCCGCGGGCTTCGCTTCGGCCGGGTCGTTCCCCTTGCCGCCGTCGTTGTCGCGGAGTACGAGGAAGCCGGTCACCCCGCATGCCACGACGACGGCCGTGGCAGCGGCCACGACGGTGATCGTGGTGCGGTTCCCGGGGCGGCGGGGCGGCTCGGGGGTGCCCATGCCGAGTGTGGGTGCGGCGTGCCGGTCCGGGCCCGGCCGGCCGGGCTGCGCGGGAGTCGAACCGGGGTGTTCGTTTCGCGGGTTGGCCCGGTCGGGGGGCGACTGCTCTCCATGCCACATGGAAGATCAGTCTAGTTGGCCCCGGCAGGCCGGTTCGGCGATGCGATTCCTGTCGTGCGGCGGTCCGCCACGCACAGGAGAGGCCCCGAGACCGGCCCGGATGGGCCGGCGGGGAAGCGGCCTCGGGGCCTTTCCGGTGGTGTGACCGGTCCGGCCGGCCGGGCGCGTGGGGCCCGTGGGTGACGGGACCCCCGGCCGACCGGACCGGAGTCGGGAGAAACTTAACAGCGCTGCAATGTCTTGCGTAAGACCTTGCAGGAAGAAATCTCCAGCATTTCGCGGATGTGAGCAGCTCATGTCCAAAGGGTTGACCGGAACCTGACGGGCTCGTACGGTCTCCCCGCGGCAAGGTTTGCATTCTTGCAGCAAGAACATTCAGAAGCCTTGAGGGCAGGGCGCGTTGCCGTATGAGGCTGCACCGTCACCCGCATTTCCCCCACCGCAGGAGGAAACAATGGCCAGCAGACCCTTGTCTGCCGCGCTCGCGCTGATAGCCGGCGCCGCCGCCCTCGTGGTCCCCGCCACGAACGCACAGGCTTCCGCCCCCGGCACCAAGGACGTCACCGCCGTCCTCTTCGAGTGGAAGTTCGACTCCGTCGCCAAGGCGTGCACGGACTCCCTCGGTCCGGCCGGCTACGGCTTCGTACAGGTCTCCCCGCCCCAGGAGCACATCCAGGGCGGGCAGTGGTGGACCTCGTACCAGCCGGTCAGCTACAAGATCGCCGGACGGCTCGGCGACCGCACCTCCTTCGCCAACATGGTCAGCACCTGCCACAGCGCGGGCGTCAAGGTGGTGGCCGACTCGGTCATCAACCACATGTCGGCCGGTTCCGGCACGGGCACGGGCGGGTCCTCGTACAGCAAGTACGACTACCCCGGCCTCTACTCGGTCAACGACATGAACGACTGCCAGTCGAACATCAACAACTACGGCGACCGCGGCAACGTCCAGAACTGCGAACTCGTGGGCCTCGCCGACCTGGACACCGGTGAGGACTACGTCCGCGGCAAGATCGCCGGATACCTCAACGACCTGCTCTCGCTCGGCGTCGACGGCTTCCGCATCGACGCGGCCAAGCACATCCCCGCCGGTGACCTCGCGAACATCAAGTCCCGGCTGAGCAACTCCGGCGTCTACTGGAAGCAGGAGGCGATCTACGGAGCCGGTGAGGCCGTCTCGCCCGACGAGTACGCCGGCACCGGCGACGTCCAGGAGTTCCGCTACGCCCGCAGCCTCAAGCAGGTCTTCAACAACGAGAACCTCGCCAACCTGAAGAACTTCGGCGAGGGCTGGGGCTTCATGTCCTCGTCCAAGGCCGCGGTCTTCGTCGACAACCACGACACCGAGCGCAACGGCGAGACGCTGAACTACAAGGACGGCGCCAACTACACGCTCGCCAGCGTGTTCATGCTGGCCTGGCCCTACGGCTCGCCCGACGTCCACTCCGGCTACGAGTGGTCCGACAAGGACGCCGGCCCGCCGAGCGGCGGCACCGTGAACGCCTGCTTCAGCGACGGATGGAAGTGTCAGCACGCCTGGCGCGAGATCTCCTCCATGGTCGGCTTCCGCAACACCGCGCGCGGTGAGTCCGTCACCAACTGGTGGGACAACGGCGGCGACCAGATCGCCTTCGGCCGCGGCTCCAAGGCGTACGTCGCGATCAACCACGAGGGCTCCTCGCTGACCCGGACGTTCCAGACCGCGCTGCCCGCCGGCGACTACTGCGACATCCAGTCCGGCAACGGCGTCACGGTCAACGGCTCCGGCCAGTTCACCGCCACGCTCGGCGCCAACACCGCCCTCGCCCTCCAGACCGGCGCCCGCACCTGTGCCGGCGGCGGCACCGACCCGACGGACCCGACCGACCCGACCCACCCCGGCACGGGCACCTCCGGCGCCTCCTTCGGCGTCAACGCCACCACCCAGCTCGGCCAGAACATCTACGTCACCGGCAACCAGTCCGCCCTCGGCAGCTGGAACCCGGCGTCCGCGCTGAAGCTGGACCCGGCCACGTACCCCGTCTGGAAGCTCGATGTGAGCCTGCCCGCCGGTACGTCGTTCGAGTACAAGTACGTCCGCAAGGACGCGAGCGGCAACGTCACCTGGGAGAGCGGCGCCAACCGCACAGCCACGGTGCCGTCCTCCGGCAAGGTCACCCTGACCGCGGATGTCTGGCGGGGCTGAGGTCTCTCCGTGGGCCGCGCGGTCTCCGGCCGCGCCGTGTCCCCAATCGCCGGACGGGCTGAACATCGCCCGTCCGGCCCCGTACCCGTACCCCGTCGAGGAGAACCCGAGTGATACGTCCGTCCCCGCGCGTGCCCGCGAGAAGAACGGCCACCGCCGTCGTCGCGGCCGCCCTGTGCGCGGCCCTCGTGCCCGCGCTGCCCGCCGCCGCCGCGGCCAGGCCGCCCGCCGCGCCGTCGGACGCGAAGCTGGCAGCCACGCCCGACCGCCACGACCTGACCCGCGAGCAGTTCTACTTCGTCATGCCCGACCGGTTCGCCAACGGCGACACCGGCAACGACAAGGGCGGGCTGACCGGCTCGCGGCTGGAGACCGGGTACGACCCCACCGACAAGGGGTTCTACCAGGGCGGCGACCTCAAGGGGATGACCAGCCGCCTCGACTACATCAAGGGGCTCGGCACCACCGCCATCTGGCTCGCCCCGATCTTCAAGAACCGCCCCGTCCAGGGCACCGGCAAGGACGCGTCGGCCGGCTACCACGGCTACTGGATCACCGACTTCACCCAGGTCGACCCGCACTTCGGGACCAACGCCGACCTGACGAAGCT
This genomic interval from Streptomyces sp. NBC_00464 contains the following:
- a CDS encoding extracellular solute-binding protein; amino-acid sequence: MRRGITATALVAALALAATACGSDDDSSNGTSKSSGELSGTVTWWDTSTAGSEDKVFKKIAEGFEKEHPKVDVKYVNVPFGDAQNKFKNAAQSGSGAPDVIRSEVAWTPEFADLGYLAPLDGTAALVKQDDFLKQAAASTKYNGKTYAVPQVIDSMGIFYNKKMFKEAGVEVPKSIDELKTVSKKIKAKTGKTGFYLRGDDAYWFLSFLYGEGGDMVNAADKSVTIDNAAGVKAMTVVKDLVDSGAAKTDATDGWENMQSSFKDGDVAMMINGPWAVADTYTGKEFKDKANLGVAPVPAGSAAQGAPQGGHNLAVYAGSKNLDASYAFVDYMTSVKTQAQVTKELNLLPTRTSAYAEEAVVDNEIVGFFKPVVESAVERPWIPETGSLFAPLVTEYTKVLTGQTSPEKAVKTTGDSYRKLLKGWK
- a CDS encoding carbohydrate ABC transporter permease — protein: MAVHTSQSVAKAAGDDVARGRSRGTGNPPPPSRLRRALSTHWYAWTMVAPVVIVIGVIIGYPLVRGIYLSLTDANERNVARSIGVNHMPATYEFVGLDNYTDALTGDQFLGTLGWTLVWTVSCVAITFALGLVFANILNRKIAGRSVYRMALILPWAIPGFVSVFAWRFLYNEDRGLLNKFLSGGGFGGIDWLGDPTWAKISVIVVNVWLGVPFMMVALLGGLQSIPSEHYEAAEMDGATAWQRFRHITLPGLRPVSTTVILLSTIWTFNMFPVIFLLTGGGPGDATQILVTQAYKFSFEISPRDFAQSSTWGVLILVLLMLFAAVYRRVLRTQGDDW
- a CDS encoding sugar ABC transporter permease; translation: MTTTAPTPTARHSAPKVRLRGERSPLASTALHLTLIVASVIAVFPVLWVLLTSLKPAELATTTDFFKETTFENYTNLLQNTKFLTWFGNSVVVAGLTTLIGVFVSASTGYAVSRFRFPGKRGLMWTLLITQMFPVAVLIVPIYNIMAGMGLLNKPAGLVITYLTISVPFCAWMMKGFFDTIPREIDESGQVDGLTPFGTFWRLILPLAKPGLAVTAFYSFITAWGEVAYASAFMVGEDNLTLAGGLQLFVNRYGAQWGPMTAASVLIAIPAALVFLFAQKHLVTGMSAGAVKG
- a CDS encoding glycoside hydrolase family 13 protein, giving the protein MTQHLAAPSTGTSDDAPGHRTGWWQDAVIYQVYPRSFADGNGDGMGDLAGVTARLPYLRDLGVDAVWLSPFYASPQADAGYDVADYRAIDPMFGTLLDADALIRDAHDLGLRIIVDLVPNHSSDQHEWFKRALAEGPGSALRERYHFRPGKGANGELPPNDWESIFGGPAWTRTTDADGTPGEWYLHLFAPEQPDFNWEHPAVADEFRSILRFWLDMGVDGFRVDVAHGLVKAEGLPDLGAHDQLKLLGNDVMPFFDQDGVHEIYRSWRTILDEYPGDRIAVAEAWTPTVERTANYVRPDEMHQAFNFQYLATAWDAAELRAVIDTSLNAMRPVGAPTTWVLSNHDVTRHATRFANPAGLGTQIRTAGDRELGLRRARAASLLMLALPGSAYVYQGEELGLPDVTDLPDEARQDPSFFRAEGQDGFRDGCRVPIPWTREGSSYGFGDGGSWLPQPAGWGELSIEAQAGVAGSTLELYRAAIAARRVHPGLGAGTEVEWLDGPEGVLVFARPGFVCTVNTTGAPVRIPVRGSVLLSSTPVQADGAEIELPADTTVWWTV
- a CDS encoding LacI family DNA-binding transcriptional regulator, whose product is MVDGVSVPLPRGPGTGGALRLSDIAGQASVSEATVSRVLNGKPGVADTTRQRVLAALDILGYERPVRLRQRSAGLIGLVTPELTNPIFPAFAQSVEQVLAGHGYTPVLCTQLPGGATEDELVEQLVERGVGGIVFLSGLHADTSADPARYAALTDRGVPFVLINGYNERISAPFVSPDDNAAVRMAVGHLAELGHRRVGLAIGPQRYVPSRRKRDGFVDAAVSLLGLDRSDAENLVCSTLFSVEGGQVAAGALLDQGCTGIVCGSDLMALGVVRAARDRGLDVPRDVSVVGFDDSQLIAFTDPPLTTVRQPVQAMAAAAVGALLEEIGGSPVQRTEYVFQPELVVRGSTAALRSA
- a CDS encoding carbohydrate-binding module family 20 domain-containing protein, with product MASRPLSAALALIAGAAALVVPATNAQASAPGTKDVTAVLFEWKFDSVAKACTDSLGPAGYGFVQVSPPQEHIQGGQWWTSYQPVSYKIAGRLGDRTSFANMVSTCHSAGVKVVADSVINHMSAGSGTGTGGSSYSKYDYPGLYSVNDMNDCQSNINNYGDRGNVQNCELVGLADLDTGEDYVRGKIAGYLNDLLSLGVDGFRIDAAKHIPAGDLANIKSRLSNSGVYWKQEAIYGAGEAVSPDEYAGTGDVQEFRYARSLKQVFNNENLANLKNFGEGWGFMSSSKAAVFVDNHDTERNGETLNYKDGANYTLASVFMLAWPYGSPDVHSGYEWSDKDAGPPSGGTVNACFSDGWKCQHAWREISSMVGFRNTARGESVTNWWDNGGDQIAFGRGSKAYVAINHEGSSLTRTFQTALPAGDYCDIQSGNGVTVNGSGQFTATLGANTALALQTGARTCAGGGTDPTDPTDPTHPGTGTSGASFGVNATTQLGQNIYVTGNQSALGSWNPASALKLDPATYPVWKLDVSLPAGTSFEYKYVRKDASGNVTWESGANRTATVPSSGKVTLTADVWRG